The following coding sequences lie in one Anopheles ziemanni unplaced genomic scaffold, idAnoZiCoDA_A2_x.2 scaffold_827_ctg1, whole genome shotgun sequence genomic window:
- the LOC131292954 gene encoding uncharacterized protein LOC131292954: MPAEPIILSSRRAILLVSLSRYESFVRDFQQDRDLVEVEARISKFERLCEDLEKLQQELEDGATTEEEVKQNEALRADFEPRLIRVEAELKAKRPSQGSSFNATGNSLAGIKLPTISLPQFHGDYMEWLTFRDTFECLIHDNRDLPAIQKFHYLRAAIKGEAAQVIEAITISAANYEIAWQALTARYSNEYLLKKRHLQALFTMTPAKRETATALHLLVDEFERHKKTLDHLGERTDTWGVLLEHLLCTKLPTSTLRDWEEHASNEESPTYASLIVFLQRRMRVLETLSVNKEQDDHSAGTFSTAMPAASIGPATNDHTANLQRTFAAAMERAPTQVLLQTAIINIVDSFGLVHPARALLDSASQPDMISSQLAHRLRLKRKKVNVMLQGAGQSTRPLKESVHAKIASRTKQFEVGVEFLIVDKLMAKLPLRDVNTTSWNIPSELILADPEFYKSSAIDIILGARHYAAFFEGSAQLKLAPTLPTLQESVFGWVVTGSIGSPEPSEGTSNVAHTTAVICMTTLEESIERFWKSEELWFNDGYSPEERQCEAIYRNTTQRDPSGRYIVRLPKQPDFFDKLGLSRDMALNRFILLERRLQRDPDLKEEYHKFMKEYLELGHMTPTSPADNDHGYYLPHHPVLKESSTTTKLRVVFDGSAKTSTGYSLNDALRVGPVVQDQLLDIILRFRTYKVALVGDIAKMYRQIEVHPDDRRFQRVLFRFSPDASVETYELNTVTYGLAPSSFLATRTLLQLAEDEGTNFPHAAQALVQNFYVDDFIGGADSEEQAKQLREELDELLKKGGFSLRKWTSSKLAVLSGLTEDQIGTQSTLQFMPDEKIKALGIAWEPEADVLSFESRIDADTSYPTMRLIFSGISRMFDPIGLISPIIIRAKLLMQELWVQKPGWDNPVSDSIYKKWTSIKSDWPIISGYKSDRYALLPDSRVQLHTFCDASEAAFGACIYSRCENKQGHVRISLLASKSRLAPLKRVTLPRLELNAAVTGAHLYDRVKQAMGLESAESYFWSDSTVTLHWLSSPPNNWKTYVGNRVAEVQAYSHLHPWKHIAGCSNPADLVSRGVTAADFVKSALWSSGPEWLIRPASEWPNSTPTVADGAELEIRQVSAAVAVIETVHPWFERYSSYTKLLRVIGYCLRFVRNAKEKCRTRRDPLEPPASSTITPDLMEAAKTVLCKLAQQDAFPTELERLRMREVVPKRSPLRRLSPFIDSEGVMRVGGRLKLSQLPYQSKHPILLPKKHIFARRIAEHLHRELIHGGGRLLLSQIREEFWPLDGRHLVKSVVRHCLRCIRQQPILAQQQIGQLPSSRITPNRPFATLGVDYAGPIYLRPIHKRAEPAKAYLCVFVCFATKAVHLELVGDLTTAGFLASLRRFASRRGRPSHIYSDNGKNFEGAARELSELFEMFHDEEQSNIIVSTCADMGITWHFSPPRAPHFGGLWEAAVKTAKRHLFRQLGSTRLPYEGYITVLHQIEAAMNSRPLLPMSDDPNDLAALTPAHFLIGTSMNAIPEPDYSNRKTYTLSEWQKWQLLVQRFWKHWASEYLQEMQRDTMKTCSNSDFAPGRLAILMDEALPTTQWPLARIVETHPGTDSLTRVVTLRTAKGISVRPIAKICLLPEATN; this comes from the exons ATGCCCGCGGAACCCATCATCCTTTCGTCGAGAAGAGCGATCCTTCTCGTTTCACTTAGCCGTTACGAAAGCTTCGTTCGCGATTTTCAACAAGACCGTGATCTTGTTGAAGTAGAAGCCAGAATATCCAAGTTCGAAAGGTTATGTGAAGATCTTGAAAAGCTGCAGCAGGAGCTTGAAGACGGAGCTACAACCGAAGAGGAGGTCAAGCAAAATGAAGCTCTTCGCGCCGATTTCGAGCCTCGTTTGATACGGGTGGAAGCAGAACTGAAGGCAAAAAGACCCTCACAAGGCTCGTCATTTAATGCCACCGGTAATTCCTTGGCTGGTATTAAACTTCCGACCATATCACTGCCTCAGTTTCATGGGGATTACATGGAATGGCTTACGTTTCGGGACACGTTCGAGTGTCTGATTCACGACAACCGTGATCTTcccgccatccaaaagtttcattACTTGCGCGCAGCGATTAAGGGTGAAGCAGCACAAGTGATAGAAGCGATCACTATTAGCGCGGCAAATTACGAGATAGCGTGGCAGGCATTAACGGCGCGCTACTCCAacgaatatttattgaaaaaacgtcactTGCAAGCACTGTTCACTATGACGCCCGCGAAAAGGGAAACCGCGACCGCACTGCACCTCTTAGTGGACGAGTTCGAACGGCACAAGAAAACCCTTGACCATCTTGGGGAAAGGACGGATACATGGGGTGTTTTGCTGGAACACTTGTTGTGCACCAAGTTGCCAACAAGCACACTGAGGGACTGGGAGGAGCACGCATCAAACGAAGAAAGCCCGACGTATGCTAGCCTGATTGTTTTCTTGCAGCGCCGTATGCGAGTGCTTGAAACGCTATCGGTGAACAAGGAGCAGGAT GATCACTCTGCCGGAACATTCTCCACTGCCATGCCAGCTGCGAGCATTGGACCAGCCACTAACGATCACACGGCAAATCTTCAGCGAACTTTCGCAGCAGCAATGGAGCGAGCACCAACGCAGGTTTTGCTCCAAACTGCCATCATCAATATAGTTGATTCTTTCGGATTAGTTCATCCAGCTCGAGCACTTTTGGACAGTGCCTCGCAGCCTGATATGATAAGCAGTCAGCTCGCTCATCGACTGAggctaaaaagaaagaaggttAATGTTATGCTGCAGGGTGCAGGCCAATCTACCCGTCCGCTGAAAGAATCCGTTCACGCGAAGATTGCCTCACGAACGAAACAGTTTGAAGTGGGTGTCGAATTTTTGATTGTCGACAAGTTGATGGCTAAGCTGCCGCTGCGGGACGTTAACACGACGAGCTGGAACATCCCGTCCGAGCTGATCCTAGCCGATCCAGAGTTCTACAAATCTTCGGCAATCGACATTATTCTTGGCGCTCGACATTATGCTGCTTTCTTCGAAGGTAGCGCCCAGCTCAAACTAGCACCTACCCTTCCAACGCTGCAGGAAAGCGTATTCGGATGGGTCGTCACTGGTTCGATTGGATCGCCAGAGCCTTCGGAAGGCACTTCTAATGTTGCTCACACGACAGCTGTAATTTGTATGACAACTCTAGAAGAATCCATCGAGCGGTTTTGGAAATCAGAAGAGTTATGGTTCAACGATGGCTACTCACCCGAAGAACGCCAATGTGAGGCTATTTACCGAAACACAACCCAGCGGGATCCATCGGGTCGATACATAGTTCGTCTTCCGAAGCAACCAGATTTCTTTGACAAACTTGGACTGTCAAGGGATATGGCTTTGAACCGCTTTATACTTCTCGAAAGAAGACTCCAACGTGATCCAGACCTAAAAGAAGAATACCACAAGTTCATGAAAGAGTACTTGGAACTGGGGCACATGACTCCCACGTCTCCAGCAGACAATGATCACGGGTATTACTTACCGCACCATCCCGTTTTGAAAGAATCTAGTACGACGACAAAGCTCCGGGTCGTTTTCGACGGATCAGCGAAGACATCTACTGGATATTCGCTAAACGATGCATTGCGTGTCGGTCCAGTAGTGCAAGACCAGTTGCTGGATATAATTCTTCGTTTTCGCACCTACAAAGTAGCGCTCGTTGGTGACATCGCGAAAATGTACAGGCAGATAGAAGTCCATCCTGATGACCGTCGGTTTCAACGCGTGTTGTTTCGATTCTCACCGGATGCTTCAGTGGAGACTTACGAGCTGAATACGGTGACCTACGGGCTTGCTCCATCTTCTTTTTTGGCTACGCGTACGTTGCTGCAGTTGGCCGAGGATGAAGGCACGAACTTTCCGCATGCTGCACAAGCTTTGGTTCAAAATTTCTACGTGGACGACTTCATCGGTGGTGCTGATTCAGAGGAGCAAGCAAAGCAACTACGAGAGGAGCTCGATGAATTGTTAAAAAAGGGTGGATTCTCTCTGCGAAAATGGACCTCTAGTAAGTTGGCCGTGCTCTCTGGTTTGACGGAGGATCAGATCGGAACGCAGTCAACGCTTCAATTTATGCCCGACGAGAAGATAAAGGCACTCGGTATCGCTTGGGAGCCCGAAGCTGACGTTTTATCCTTCGAGTCGCGGATCGACGCCGACACTAGCTACCCCACAATGCGGTTAATATTCTCTGGCATCTCCCGAATGTTCGATCCGATAGGATTGATATCGCCGATCATCATTCGCGCTAAGTTGCTGATGCAGGAATTGTGGGTGCAGAAGCCTGGCTGGGATAATCCTGTTTCTGACAGCATCTATAAAAAGTGGACATCCATTAAATCCGACTGGCCAATTATTTCCGGTTATAAAAGTGATCGCTACGCTCTCTTACCTGATTCTCGCGTTCAGTTACATACGTTTTGTGATGCCTCTGAAGCCGCGTTCGGTGCATGTATTTACTCGcgttgtgaaaacaaacaaggacACGTACGAATCTCGCTATTAGCATCGAAGTCACGTTTAGCACCACTAAAACGGGTTACATTACCGCGATTAGAACTTAATGCAGCCGTTACAGGAGCGCATTTATACGATCGTGTGAAGCAGGCGATGGGACTCGAATCAGCGGAGTCATATTTTTGGTCCGACTCGACAGTTACGCTGCATTGGCTGAGTTCACCGCCCAACAATTGGAAAACGTATGTAGGCAATCGCGTCGCGGAGGTGCAAGCCTACTCACATCTCCATCCCTGGAAACACATTGCGGGATGTTCGAATCCTGCTGATTTGGTATCACGAGGCGTGACCGCAGCAGATTTCGTGAAAAGTGCACTGTGGAGCAGCGGTCCAGAGTGGTTAATTCGTCCAGCGTCTGAATGGCCAAATTCAACACCAACGGTTGCGGATGGTGCCGAGCTAGAGATTCGTCAAGTGAGTGCAGCGGTTGCCGTCATCGAGACAGTGCATCCTTGGTTCGAGCGGTACTCATCATACACCAAGCTTCTACGCGTCATTGGGTATTGCCTTAGATTCGTGCGCAATGCTAAGGAGAAGTGCCGTACTCGCCGCGATCCATTGGAGCCCCCAGCATCATCAACTATCACTCCGGACCTCATGGAAGCTGCTAAAACTGTGCTATGCAAGCTGGCACAGCAAGACGCATTTCCAACGGAGCTCGAGCGGTTGAGGATGCGTGAGGTGGTTCCAAAGCGCTCACCACTTAGACGTCTGAGCCCGTTCATCGACAGCGAAGGAGTTATGAGAGTAGGAGGGCGCCTCAAGCTCTCACAACTGCCTTAtcaatcgaaacatccaattcTTCTGCCCAAGAAGCACATCTTCGCACGCCGCATCGCAGAGCACCTTCATAGAGAACTCATACATGGTGGCGGAAGATTGCTGCTTTCCCAGATTCGCGAAGAATTTTGGCCACTCGACGGACGACATCTGGTGAAAAGCGTCGTTAGGCACTGCTTACGATGCATTCGCCAACAGCCCATACTTGCGCAGCAACAAATCGGGCAGTTACCATCATCGCGGATCACACCGAATCGACCGTTCGCGACCCTCGGAGTGGACTATGCTGGGCCGATCTACCTACGACCGATCCACAAACGAGCAGAGCCCGCCAAAGCATACCTCTgcgtatttgtttgctttgctacGAAGGCTGTTCACCTGGAACTAGTGGGTGATTTGACCACTGCTGGTTTCCTAGCATCACTTCGACGGTTTGCATCGCGCCGAGGACGTCCGTCCCATATCTACTCGGACAACGGTAAAAACTTCGAAGGCGCAGCCCGGGAGCTTAGTGAGCTATTCGAGATGTTCCATGATGAGGAGCAAAGCAACATCATCGTTTCGACTTGTGCTGATATGGGCATCACTTGGCACTTCAGTCCACCAAGGGCTCCACACTTTGGCGGATTGTGGGAAGCTGCAGTGAAGACCGCCAAAAGGCACCTGTTTCGCCAGCTGGGCAGCACGAGACTGCCTTATGAAGGATACATCACTGTGCTGCACCAAATAGAGGCAGCAATGAATTCGCGTCCGCTGTTACCTATGTCGGACGACCCCAACGATTTAGCCGCTTTAACACCTGCACATTTTCTTATAGGCACATCCATGAACGCCATCCCCGAGCCGGACTATTCAAACCGAAAGACGTACACCCTGAGCGAGTGGCAGAAGTGGCAACTGCTCGTCCAGCGCTTCTGGAAACATTGGGCCAGCGAGTATCTACAAGAGATGCAAAGGGATACGATGAAGACCTGCAGCAATTCAGATTTCGCACCTGGCAGACTGGCAATCCTGATGGACGAGGCTCTTCCTACAACACAATGGCCACTCGCGCGGATAGTTGAGACGCACCCCGGCACGGATAGTTTGACACGTGTGGTAACATTAAGAACTGCAAAGGGAATTTCGGTTAGGCCAATCGCTAAAATTTGCTTGCTACCGGAGGCAACAAACTGA